A genome region from Streptomyces antimycoticus includes the following:
- a CDS encoding enolase C-terminal domain-like protein — protein sequence MSAPHVPQLPLAQAPWVAGRGDKLRITAVRTFLTAPQGCPYLIVRIETNDPGLYGLGCASDPQRTLAVRSVIDDYLAPLLRGRDPGDIEDLHRLVLNSAYWRGGSITGNALGGVDVALWDLKAKRLGAPLYALLGGRFRHRAAAYTHVDGRDAEELADKVAAARERGFGHVRVQTAVPGSDTYGAAPAGAAEARARHDRSGRWDSAAYLRAVPPVLRRTRELVGDDVELLHDAHERLDPRQAGEFLCRVADAGLYFVEDVLAPEDAAHFARLRAVSPVPLAMGELFSDPTQFLPLLAGPVIDFARIRIPTLGGLTPARKLAAVCELHGVRLAPHGPGDVSPLAQAATVALDISSPAFGVQEAATFREAVLEVFPGMIVPRLGAMEPREAPGLGVDFDESAARRYPAPEPLAHDRWALLRTTDGSVQRP from the coding sequence ATGTCCGCACCCCATGTGCCGCAGCTCCCGTTGGCCCAGGCCCCCTGGGTGGCGGGGCGCGGCGACAAGCTCCGCATCACCGCCGTACGCACGTTCCTGACGGCCCCGCAGGGCTGCCCGTACCTCATCGTGCGGATCGAGACCAACGACCCCGGGCTGTACGGACTCGGATGTGCCAGCGACCCTCAGCGCACCCTGGCCGTCCGCAGCGTGATCGACGACTACCTCGCGCCGCTGCTGCGCGGCCGCGACCCCGGCGACATCGAGGACCTGCACCGCCTGGTCCTCAACAGCGCCTATTGGCGCGGCGGTTCGATCACCGGCAACGCCCTCGGTGGTGTCGACGTCGCCCTGTGGGACCTGAAGGCCAAGCGGCTCGGCGCCCCGCTGTACGCCCTCCTCGGCGGCCGCTTCCGGCACCGCGCCGCCGCCTACACCCACGTCGACGGCCGGGACGCCGAAGAACTCGCCGACAAGGTCGCCGCCGCACGCGAACGGGGCTTCGGGCACGTTCGCGTCCAGACCGCCGTCCCCGGTTCCGACACCTACGGCGCCGCGCCCGCCGGCGCCGCGGAGGCGCGGGCCCGCCACGACCGCTCCGGCCGCTGGGACAGCGCCGCCTATCTGCGCGCGGTGCCCCCGGTGCTGCGCCGCACCCGCGAACTGGTCGGCGACGACGTCGAGTTGCTGCACGACGCGCATGAGCGCCTCGACCCGCGCCAGGCCGGGGAGTTCCTGTGCCGGGTGGCCGACGCCGGGCTGTACTTCGTGGAGGATGTGCTCGCCCCGGAGGACGCCGCCCACTTCGCGCGGCTGCGCGCCGTGTCCCCGGTGCCCCTCGCGATGGGCGAGCTGTTCAGCGACCCCACCCAGTTCCTGCCGTTGCTGGCCGGGCCGGTGATCGACTTCGCGCGGATCCGGATCCCCACGCTCGGCGGCCTCACCCCGGCCCGGAAGCTCGCCGCCGTCTGCGAACTGCACGGCGTCCGGCTCGCCCCGCACGGGCCGGGCGACGTCAGCCCACTCGCGCAGGCGGCCACCGTCGCCCTCGACATCTCCAGCCCCGCCTTCGGCGTCCAGGAGGCGGCGACCTTCCGCGAGGCGGTTCTGGAGGTCTTCCCCGGGATGATCGTGCCGCGCCTGGGGGCGATGGAGCCCCGGGAGGCCCCGGGGCTGGGCGTCGACTTCGACGAGAGCGCCGCGCGC
- a CDS encoding IclR family transcriptional regulator, producing the protein MESVSGAARVRRHEDVKSAARVLEVLELLGAEGARLSLADMASTLAVPKSSLHAVLRTMESRRWVETDPSGTLYSLGLKALLTGTAYLESDDLAGIAGPVLDLLAEETGEAVHLGRLDDTDVVYLAKRESRHALRMYSAVGRRLPAHATALGKAILSQYGAAEIQRRLNWPLTALTPSTVTDPDELLAQLADARKRGWAQDEGESSVDIRCVAVPLGTGHGGGDAISCSAPRSRMDDARLSEIAAHVTEAAHSLRTLLRRLGEH; encoded by the coding sequence GTGGAATCGGTGTCGGGAGCAGCGCGGGTCCGGCGTCACGAGGACGTCAAGTCCGCGGCGCGCGTCCTGGAAGTGCTCGAACTCCTGGGTGCCGAGGGTGCCCGGCTCTCGCTCGCCGACATGGCGAGCACCCTGGCCGTGCCCAAGAGCAGCCTGCACGCCGTGTTGCGCACCATGGAGTCCCGCCGCTGGGTGGAGACGGACCCGTCGGGAACGCTGTACAGCCTCGGCCTCAAGGCGCTGCTGACCGGCACCGCCTATCTGGAGAGCGACGACCTCGCCGGGATCGCCGGACCCGTGCTGGACCTGCTGGCCGAGGAGACCGGCGAGGCCGTCCACCTCGGCAGGCTGGACGATACGGACGTCGTCTACCTGGCCAAACGCGAATCCCGCCATGCCCTGCGGATGTACTCGGCGGTCGGCCGTCGGCTGCCCGCGCATGCCACCGCGCTCGGCAAGGCGATCCTGTCCCAGTACGGCGCGGCCGAGATCCAGCGCCGGCTCAACTGGCCGCTGACGGCGCTGACTCCGAGCACCGTCACCGACCCGGACGAGCTGCTCGCCCAGCTCGCCGACGCCCGCAAGCGCGGCTGGGCGCAGGACGAGGGCGAGAGTTCGGTGGACATCCGCTGTGTGGCGGTCCCGCTCGGTACCGGCCATGGCGGCGGTGACGCGATCAGCTGCTCGGCGCCGCGCAGCCGGATGGACGACGCCCGGCTGAGCGAGATCGCCGCCCATGTCACCGAGGCGGCCCACTCGTTGCGGACCCTGCTGAGGCGCCTCGGCGAGCACTGA
- a CDS encoding ABC transporter substrate-binding protein, which produces MWTFKQSHVAGLRAAAAEFGEKTGIQVRIEAYTPDDAYSIKVQSSAMTGDLPDVFEVHSDGEDFVYGAAGIVEDLRGQIPASWNNRFNPAVRRSGTVTQDKYEQSLPATSTSHGAKKGARYSLPFTIGTFGIVYANKAKLAAAGITRPPATWEEFIADLKKTKAKEPRTGGLSLGLKVPSTGLNWIGQPLAFAQLGKDGYESLYGREKSADWGSPKGVKVLGAYDKLTPYWMPGTQTLTIDDADQAFAQGKSAFDVGGTFTLAFLQEAGMRADDILAFGLPAPREGAVKDLALGPIALTGLALNDASPRKDEARKWMRYLSEPDVAARFSKAASDLSATELGAESADVLGPNLARLMATFKGTPENTYNPYDTSFRPPTLDMDEAGAPLIDMSPLRQTGPAQTGLRLRKLIDSYWKEAR; this is translated from the coding sequence ATGTGGACGTTCAAGCAGTCGCATGTGGCGGGGTTACGGGCGGCCGCCGCGGAGTTCGGGGAGAAGACCGGCATCCAGGTCAGGATCGAGGCGTACACCCCCGATGACGCCTACAGCATCAAGGTCCAGAGCTCAGCCATGACGGGCGATCTGCCGGATGTCTTCGAAGTCCACTCCGACGGGGAGGACTTCGTCTACGGAGCCGCGGGCATCGTCGAGGACCTGCGCGGACAGATCCCGGCGAGCTGGAACAACCGCTTCAACCCGGCCGTGCGCCGGTCCGGCACGGTCACCCAGGACAAGTACGAGCAGTCGCTGCCCGCGACCTCCACCAGCCACGGTGCGAAGAAGGGCGCGCGCTACAGCCTGCCGTTCACCATCGGCACCTTCGGCATCGTCTACGCCAACAAGGCCAAGCTCGCCGCCGCCGGAATCACCCGGCCCCCCGCCACCTGGGAGGAGTTCATCGCCGACCTGAAGAAGACGAAGGCGAAGGAGCCACGGACCGGCGGGCTGAGCCTGGGCCTGAAGGTGCCGTCCACCGGCCTGAACTGGATCGGCCAGCCGCTGGCCTTCGCCCAGCTCGGCAAGGACGGCTACGAGTCGCTGTACGGACGGGAGAAGTCCGCCGACTGGGGCTCACCGAAGGGCGTCAAGGTCCTCGGGGCGTACGACAAGCTGACGCCGTACTGGATGCCCGGCACCCAGACCCTCACCATCGACGACGCCGACCAGGCGTTCGCCCAGGGCAAGTCGGCCTTCGACGTCGGCGGCACCTTCACCCTGGCCTTCCTCCAGGAGGCGGGGATGAGGGCCGACGACATCCTCGCCTTCGGCCTGCCGGCGCCCCGGGAAGGCGCCGTCAAGGACCTCGCACTGGGCCCGATCGCGCTGACCGGCCTGGCCCTGAACGACGCGAGCCCGCGCAAGGACGAGGCCAGGAAGTGGATGCGGTACCTCTCCGAACCGGATGTGGCCGCGCGATTCTCCAAGGCCGCCTCCGATCTGTCCGCGACCGAACTGGGCGCCGAGTCCGCCGACGTCCTCGGTCCGAACCTCGCCAGGCTCATGGCCACGTTCAAGGGCACCCCGGAGAACACCTACAACCCGTACGACACCAGCTTCCGGCCGCCGACCCTCGACATGGACGAGGCGGGCGCGCCCCTTATCGATATGTCGCCACTGCGCCAGACCGGCCCCGCCCAGACCGGGCTCCGGCTGCGCAAACTCATCGACTCCTACTGGAAGGAGGCGCGGTGA
- a CDS encoding carbohydrate ABC transporter permease has protein sequence MTALGTSSSASTPRTVGAAARPSHRRGTPGSRGREALTGYLFIAPAVVLFAVMGLYIVGYGFLLGFARWNGFAPHWDWVGLDNYADLLWRDPVYAPRVHEAARHTLYVMIAVPVLTVAVSFPLAVALARVKRAQAVLRSVYFLPYVTSGIAVFYAWQYILQPDGAVNYLLGLLGLGSLQEPQGFLGNPATALPTMIVVTVWTEVPVAMLMYLTGLQTIDRGLIEAAELDGAGWWRTQVSVVWPLLRPITAIVVLLTLRSALHGFQTFLIMTNGGPGTHTDVLGLEAYRLAFLSKFAPTLGLAGALGWMLFAVAIVLALINLRALRSRV, from the coding sequence GTGACGGCCCTCGGCACATCATCTTCCGCCTCCACACCCCGGACAGTCGGCGCGGCGGCACGACCTTCCCACCGAAGGGGCACACCCGGCAGCCGGGGGCGCGAGGCCCTCACCGGTTATCTGTTCATCGCCCCCGCGGTGGTCCTCTTCGCCGTGATGGGCCTGTACATCGTGGGCTACGGCTTTCTGCTCGGCTTCGCCCGCTGGAACGGCTTCGCCCCGCACTGGGACTGGGTGGGTCTGGACAACTACGCCGATCTGCTGTGGCGCGATCCGGTCTACGCCCCGCGAGTGCACGAGGCCGCTCGCCACACCCTGTACGTCATGATCGCCGTGCCCGTGCTCACGGTCGCGGTGTCCTTCCCGCTGGCCGTCGCCCTGGCCAGGGTCAAGCGGGCGCAGGCGGTGCTGCGTTCGGTCTATTTCCTGCCGTACGTCACCTCCGGCATCGCCGTGTTCTACGCCTGGCAGTACATCCTCCAGCCGGACGGCGCCGTCAACTACCTGCTGGGCCTCCTCGGGCTCGGCTCGCTGCAGGAGCCGCAGGGCTTCCTCGGCAACCCCGCCACCGCCCTGCCCACCATGATCGTGGTGACGGTGTGGACCGAGGTCCCGGTGGCGATGCTGATGTATCTGACCGGGCTGCAGACCATCGACCGCGGCCTCATCGAGGCGGCCGAGCTGGACGGCGCGGGCTGGTGGCGCACCCAGGTCTCGGTGGTCTGGCCGCTGCTGCGCCCGATCACCGCGATCGTCGTGCTGCTCACCCTCAGATCGGCGCTGCACGGCTTCCAGACCTTCCTGATCATGACGAACGGCGGCCCCGGCACCCACACCGACGTCCTCGGCCTGGAGGCGTACCGACTGGCCTTCCTCTCCAAGTTCGCCCCCACCCTGGGCCTCGCCGGCGCCCTGGGCTGGATGCTGTTCGCCGTCGCCATCGTGCTGGCACTGATCAATCTGAGAGCACTGCGGAGCCGCGTATGA
- a CDS encoding carbohydrate ABC transporter permease, which translates to MTTHPAPAPSGAPGTPGAPATKPAATRRIGARVLIGVLLAGYALVSLYPFLWMVSGAFKDQFEVVRGGHLIPEHPTLHILTDTWNRLHFLDYFLNSLKVTALTVVLTLLIYAAAGYAFAVLRFPGRAWLYRLFVALLFVPGVTVLLPIILLEHNLGILGTHYGLVLPFVNGTAPLSVMLLTGAFTAVPKELRDSARVDGAGEPHIFARVYLPLARPALITVALLTAIPTWNEYLLTKVSLNDESAYTLSLGLQQLSAQNVPQYNSLMAGALIVVIPVILLFLALQRYFVNGLVGAVKG; encoded by the coding sequence ATGACGACACATCCCGCCCCGGCTCCTTCGGGCGCGCCGGGCACGCCGGGCGCACCGGCCACCAAGCCCGCCGCCACCCGCCGGATCGGCGCACGCGTCCTGATCGGCGTGCTGCTGGCCGGGTACGCGCTGGTGAGTCTGTATCCGTTCCTGTGGATGGTCTCGGGCGCCTTCAAGGACCAGTTCGAGGTGGTGCGCGGCGGCCATCTCATCCCCGAGCACCCCACGCTGCACATCCTCACCGACACCTGGAACCGGCTCCACTTCCTCGACTACTTCCTCAACAGCCTCAAGGTCACCGCCCTGACCGTGGTGCTGACGCTGCTGATCTACGCCGCCGCCGGATACGCCTTCGCGGTGCTGCGCTTCCCGGGCCGTGCCTGGCTGTACCGCCTGTTCGTGGCACTGCTGTTCGTCCCGGGGGTGACGGTGCTGTTGCCGATCATCCTGCTGGAGCACAACCTCGGCATCCTCGGCACGCACTACGGGCTCGTCCTGCCGTTCGTCAACGGCACCGCGCCGCTGTCGGTGATGCTGCTGACCGGCGCCTTCACGGCCGTACCGAAGGAGCTGCGGGACTCCGCCCGAGTGGACGGGGCCGGGGAGCCGCACATCTTCGCCCGCGTCTATCTTCCGCTCGCCCGGCCGGCGCTGATCACCGTGGCGCTGCTGACGGCGATCCCGACCTGGAACGAGTATCTGCTCACCAAGGTGTCGCTCAACGACGAGTCCGCGTACACCCTCTCCCTCGGCCTGCAACAGCTCTCCGCGCAGAACGTGCCGCAGTACAACAGTCTGATGGCCGGCGCGCTGATCGTGGTGATCCCGGTGATCCTGCTCTTCCTCGCGCTGCAGCGGTACTTCGTGAACGGGCTCGTCGGGGCGGTGAAGGGATGA
- a CDS encoding NAD-dependent epimerase/dehydratase family protein, which produces MTHVLVTGAAGHIGRHVVEDLLRHGYRVTATDRKPVHDRRLERSLAGDLRDRELVREALRGVAALVHLAAIPHPDTRDPAGQFTANCHTAYLALDEAGRAGVRRVVAASSIGALGLAWSTHPRSPGYVPVDESHATLAEDPYGLSKLVLEQVAEGTHRRWGTDTVCLRFPFTGTGPRLTRQLAAVRADPGHHASDLWGWLDTRDAAAAVRAALGAETHGSHVLYVAAPDTSSDIPTAELLARYHPTARILAPLSRFAGLYDTSRCTRLLGFAPAHGRRTADTVAEGPHRSSPTEGT; this is translated from the coding sequence ATGACCCACGTCCTGGTGACCGGCGCCGCGGGCCACATCGGCCGCCATGTGGTCGAGGATCTGCTGCGGCACGGCTACCGCGTGACCGCGACCGACCGGAAACCCGTCCACGACCGGCGCCTGGAGCGGAGCCTCGCCGGGGACCTGCGCGACCGCGAGCTGGTGCGGGAGGCGCTGCGCGGGGTGGCGGCGCTCGTCCACCTCGCGGCGATCCCGCACCCCGACACCCGGGATCCGGCGGGCCAGTTCACCGCCAACTGTCACACCGCCTACCTGGCGCTGGACGAGGCCGGGCGCGCCGGGGTGCGCCGTGTGGTGGCCGCCTCCAGCATCGGCGCGCTCGGGCTGGCGTGGTCGACCCACCCGCGCTCACCCGGCTATGTACCGGTCGACGAGTCGCACGCCACGCTCGCCGAGGACCCGTACGGACTCTCCAAGCTGGTCCTCGAACAGGTGGCCGAGGGCACCCACCGGCGCTGGGGCACCGACACCGTGTGTCTGCGCTTCCCCTTCACCGGCACCGGCCCACGGCTGACCCGTCAGCTGGCCGCCGTGCGCGCGGATCCCGGACACCACGCGAGCGACCTGTGGGGATGGCTGGACACCCGCGACGCCGCCGCGGCGGTGCGAGCCGCGCTCGGCGCCGAGACGCACGGCAGCCATGTGCTGTACGTGGCGGCCCCCGACACCTCCTCGGACATCCCCACGGCCGAACTGCTCGCCCGCTACCACCCCACCGCCAGGATCCTGGCGCCGCTGTCCCGCTTCGCGGGGCTGTACGACACCTCGCGCTGCACCCGGCTGCTGGGCTTCGCCCCCGCCCACGGCCGGCGTACCGCCGACACCGTCGCCGAGGGCCCCCACCGCTCCTCCCCCACGGAAGGAACATGA
- a CDS encoding glycoside hydrolase family 99 protein, with amino-acid sequence MTQSPGTSRRTFLTAAAAGALGAGALAVAEGRAAAAAPADHPKTPAAATRLAPSRSVHIFYYPWYGSPVVNGSWRHWPQGGLTPPDRIGSDFYPAAGAYDSGDRAVVDRHMGWLAQAGTGVLVTSWWGQGGYEDQRVPLLLDAAAARGLKVAWHIEPYAGRTAQSVVDDIGYLIQRYGGHPAFYRDTAHGDRGAYYVFESLRIVDWTPLDQVADRAIVLAQTTDVSKVAHFGGMYTYDAIAAGNNPQWAGPAAYCRDHGMVWAPSIGPGYIDDRAVPGNTTPTLEREDGATYDLEWNNALSPANGGPPTWVSITSFNEWHEGSQIEPAASAPPTAQSYRTYSGAYGRTGAAAETAYLDRTAYWVARFEAARHR; translated from the coding sequence ATGACACAGAGCCCCGGCACCAGTCGCCGGACCTTCCTTACGGCCGCGGCCGCGGGCGCCCTGGGCGCCGGCGCGCTCGCCGTGGCGGAAGGCCGGGCGGCCGCCGCCGCACCCGCCGACCACCCCAAAACACCCGCTGCCGCGACCCGTCTCGCCCCCTCTCGATCCGTGCACATCTTCTACTACCCCTGGTACGGCAGCCCGGTGGTCAACGGCTCCTGGCGCCACTGGCCGCAGGGCGGCCTCACCCCGCCCGACCGGATCGGCTCCGACTTCTACCCGGCGGCCGGCGCCTACGACTCCGGCGACCGCGCCGTGGTCGACCGCCATATGGGGTGGCTGGCCCAGGCCGGAACCGGTGTGCTCGTCACCAGCTGGTGGGGTCAGGGCGGTTACGAGGACCAGCGGGTGCCGCTGCTCCTGGACGCGGCGGCCGCGCGCGGGCTGAAGGTGGCCTGGCATATCGAGCCCTACGCCGGCCGCACCGCGCAGTCCGTGGTGGACGACATCGGCTATCTCATCCAGCGGTACGGCGGCCACCCGGCCTTCTACCGGGACACGGCACACGGCGACCGCGGCGCGTACTACGTCTTCGAGTCCCTGCGGATCGTCGACTGGACCCCGCTGGACCAGGTGGCCGACCGCGCCATCGTGCTGGCCCAGACCACGGATGTGTCGAAGGTCGCGCACTTCGGCGGCATGTACACCTATGACGCCATCGCCGCCGGCAACAACCCGCAGTGGGCCGGTCCGGCCGCGTACTGCCGCGACCACGGCATGGTCTGGGCACCGTCCATCGGCCCCGGCTACATCGACGACCGCGCGGTGCCCGGGAACACCACGCCCACCCTGGAGCGCGAGGACGGCGCCACCTACGACCTGGAGTGGAACAACGCCCTCTCCCCCGCCAACGGGGGCCCGCCCACCTGGGTCTCGATCACCTCGTTCAACGAGTGGCACGAAGGCAGCCAGATCGAGCCCGCGGCCTCCGCCCCGCCCACCGCGCAGAGCTACCGGACCTACAGCGGGGCCTACGGGAGGACGGGCGCCGCGGCCGAGACGGCGTATCTCGACCGCACCGCGTACTGGGTGGCCCGGTTCGAGGCGGCTCGCCACCGCTGA
- a CDS encoding (R)-mandelonitrile lyase, whose product MKFVTPQPTTKAPADWFTGDVWFDVICAGQEPSRMRANMVRFSPGAHTAWHRHAVGQTLHVVEGIALIGTRDGTVFEAHPGETVTCPPDEEHWHGATPDRFMQHLAMWEGTGDDRPETTWLEKVTDESYGGVRTRSH is encoded by the coding sequence TTGAAGTTCGTCACGCCCCAGCCCACCACGAAGGCCCCCGCGGACTGGTTCACCGGCGATGTGTGGTTCGACGTCATCTGCGCCGGCCAGGAGCCCTCCCGGATGCGCGCCAACATGGTGCGCTTCTCCCCGGGCGCGCACACCGCCTGGCACCGCCACGCCGTCGGCCAGACCCTGCACGTGGTGGAGGGCATCGCCCTGATCGGCACCCGCGACGGTACGGTCTTCGAGGCCCACCCCGGCGAGACCGTGACCTGCCCGCCCGACGAGGAGCACTGGCACGGCGCCACGCCGGACCGGTTTATGCAGCACTTGGCGATGTGGGAAGGCACGGGCGACGACCGCCCCGAGACCACCTGGCTGGAGAAGGTCACGGACGAGAGTTACGGCGGCGTCCGCACCCGCAGCCACTGA
- a CDS encoding helix-turn-helix domain-containing protein, whose translation MSPDAHLNQLGEFLKARRAELSPRTVGLPDSAGPRRVAGLRREEVAQLAAISPDYYTRLEQGRIHASAPVLEALAQALRLDDDQRGYLFGLAGKEIARPRRRARQKVQPQLRRLLDDLTATPAVVMGRRLDVIAWNSLAAALITDFGQVPEKHRNYVRILFTDPAMRTLYADWKTVARTCVAQLRMEAAKYPDDPRLSALVGELSVQDADFRTWWASHQVATLSVGTKVLHHPLAGELALDWDTLTASTDPDQQLVIWTAEVGTSTHDGLRILASWAADQHLSASPAD comes from the coding sequence ATGAGTCCCGACGCGCACCTCAACCAACTGGGCGAATTCCTCAAGGCCCGCCGGGCCGAGCTCAGCCCCCGTACCGTCGGACTGCCCGACAGCGCGGGCCCGCGTCGGGTGGCAGGTCTGCGCCGGGAAGAGGTCGCCCAGCTCGCGGCCATCTCCCCCGACTACTACACCCGCCTGGAGCAGGGCCGTATCCACGCCTCCGCACCCGTGCTGGAGGCCCTCGCCCAGGCCCTGCGCCTCGACGACGACCAGCGCGGCTATCTCTTCGGACTCGCCGGAAAGGAAATCGCCCGCCCCCGGCGCCGGGCGCGGCAGAAGGTCCAGCCGCAATTGCGGCGGCTGCTGGACGACCTCACCGCCACCCCTGCCGTCGTCATGGGGCGGCGCTTGGACGTCATCGCGTGGAATTCCCTCGCCGCGGCGCTCATCACCGACTTCGGGCAGGTCCCGGAAAAGCACCGGAACTATGTCCGCATCCTCTTCACGGACCCCGCCATGCGGACGCTGTACGCCGACTGGAAGACCGTCGCCCGTACCTGTGTCGCCCAGCTGCGCATGGAGGCGGCGAAATATCCCGACGACCCGCGGCTGTCCGCACTCGTCGGAGAACTGTCCGTCCAGGACGCGGATTTCCGCACCTGGTGGGCTTCCCATCAGGTCGCCACGCTGAGCGTGGGCACCAAGGTCCTGCACCATCCGCTCGCCGGTGAGCTCGCCCTGGACTGGGACACGCTGACCGCCAGCACCGATCCCGACCAGCAGCTGGTCATCTGGACCGCCGAGGTCGGCACATCCACACACGACGGACTGCGCATCCTCGCCTCCTGGGCCGCCGACCAGCACCTGTCGGCGTCACCGGCCGACTGA